GGACAGCAATTAGGACAGGAACATTGACTCTCCAGGTTCTTTTCACTATCTAAGGTGGGGTTAtaagaaggggacagactctttagcagtatctgttgtgataggacaagggaaaatggtttcaaactaaaagacaGAAGATGTAGATTGGATACAAGGAAGACGTTTTTACagtaagggcagtgaggcactggcacaggtttcccagagatgTGGCGGTGCCCCACTCCTGGAGTGACACCCAAGGTCAGTCTggaggagctctgagcacctgatggagctgtaggtgtccctgttcagtgcaggggagttggactggatggcctttaaaggtcccttccaactcaagtggTTCTGTGACAACTAACAAAGCTATAAAATCCTGCAGCGTAAAGTGTGAGCTGAAAATTCAGATGGAAACATTGCCTCACAGGGCCTGCAGAGCTGTTGAAGCCAAGGAAATTTTGAAGTTGCTTCTTAAATGGTATCACGGCTGCTGGTATCCTGTGCCACTAACCTGACTGCCTTGGCAATCTTTAATTCAGTATCTGATAGAACAGTGAGGGTCATAAATGACTGTTCAACTCTCTTTCTGCAGATCTGGGCTTAACATGAGATCCTGTGTGCAGAGTCCAATGAAGACCGATGACCTGGACTGCAAAAACAGCATAAAGAAGGCTCCCTGCAAATGAGATATTCGCTACTCTACAAAGGAGTGACACCGAACCCACAGATCAGCACAACTAGGTAGAACATAACCTGCTCAAACACATAGCAAACATGAACTCGTGGTAAAAGTTAATGGTTctgattctgttttgaaagtaCCATATTTTATTATAGAACTAGTTTAGTTAATTATAAATGGACTTTTCTCTGAAGTCGTCTGTACCACAGAAATGAGTATTTCAGTGCACATTATGTGTTTATTTGCATGATTTGAGTTCCTTTtgagagcaaaaaaaaatcgAGATTCCTGATTTTATCAGGTTTTAGCATCAGGTTTTGGGAACATTCCATAGCGCTGCATTGAATTTTGGTGTTGAaaagtgggaagaaaagcaactcTGATGCTTTGTGATGTCATTGTGGCTGACTGAAGCACGGTAAGCAGAAGCCCTGTTGGGAAGGTTGTTgtcataaaaatgtatttttttgtacAGAAGAGAATCCTTTAAATCCCTGCTTTTTCCTACTGTCTTTTTAGATTGAAATGAGTATTTCGTCTCTGTTACCTGAATATAAAGAATCtaaatatatacaaaatgaTAAATGCAAAGATGAGGAATATAAACATGATTTACGTAATCATGAGGTAGTATTTAACCAGTAGTTTCTTAGAAATCTTTAATTGTATCACTTGGTGAGTGAATTTTCTTTACTTAAAGGATACTACATGCTAAGCACTGGGGGAAGCTTCACGCTAAGCTCTAGCACCATTACACTGATGGTCAGGTCTTTTCCAAGTCAGTCACAGTTGTTCTATGATCACAGttcttatttgcattttgaGCAGCCCACACCATCATGGCAGGGTGTTGTAGCCTTAAATGTGCATTAAGGCAGCATGCTCCCATTTTGAAATCCTTGTGTAACATCAGAGCAGCACAAGTTCATGCCAATACGGGCTAAATCTTAGAAGCCAAACTGTACAGCCCCTACTTGAACAGCTCTCCTACTGGAGTGAGGCAATGCAGTCGTAGTTGGGTGTGAGAAGGGATGGCAGTGAGCTGCTGGGGCCCGCTGTGAGCCAAGTCCTGCCTGTGCAAACCACTGGATCAAGGAGTAGCTGGGCTTCATGTAAGCACCATAGGTGGCCACATTGCTCGCAGTATCCAGCTCTATGGGGTACAGGGATGTGGCACTAACTGGTGGGACTACTCCCACGTGCAGCTGATGCTGTGCAATTAAGATTTATTCAGATGCAGCTGAGATATAGTTGAGCATagaactattttaaaaacatatctGCATTCATGCATTGAAAGTGCTTGAGAGCACAGAGCGTCACCTTTGCTTGTATGAATGGATGCAGAGTCCAACATGAGCAGGGGTGAGTCCTCACTctgtttaaaaaaggaatttaatatatatagagagagattGTAATAGAAACAAGGCTTCCTCATTCATGAAAACATTGCGTTCCAAAGAATCCATGACCAGGTAAGATAGGACACTGATACGTGTATCTGCCTTCAGTCTCTCATGAAGTTTCAGTTgtttctgcttggaaaaggCAACCCTGATGCTTTGGAATACTTGTGGCAAACAATCCCTGTATCAAACGCACTACAGAAATCATAATGTCATATAGAGCTGACTGTGCAATATTGAGTCAATACACTGTACACATCTGatcaaaaaatattaatgtttagATAGTATTTATTGGTAAGGTATCTGTTTCAAACTTACTGCATTGTGTTGATACTTATGAATGGCCTAAGTACAATAAATTGTATTTTGCATATTGAGAGCATGTTCTTggtcatttttctgtgttaagtACATGCAATTGTAACCATTGCTTCTGGATTTTGGCATTTACTTGTTGCAATACAGCTTCTTAGGTCATTTGTCCTGCAAAAATCCAGAGCAATATCCAGATGTACTGGAAAATGGCTCCTGCGATACCTTCCAGTGATACCCACGGAGCCAGAACTGCAAGAGTTGCCTTTGGAGACACTCGAGCCTCCCTCTGAGCACCTCCTGCCTCCAGAAGGCCAGGATTCAGGTTGTGTTTTCCTGCTTAGAAGGCTCATAGCTGAcatgtgatgttttctttccagaaatgaCACAAGAATGCGCTGGAAAATGCAGAGTATGTGTTTTGCAAGAGCCTGGACTGTCCTCACATTGCAATGTGACACAGCGAGCACAGGGCACGGACACGCTGCTGAGGGCCGGGCTGTCACTGCTGGGGTAAATCCTGCGTGCAGACCGTGCTGAGATGCAGCAGTGAAGCTCTCTGCTTTGGCAGCGGAGCAGAGCGGTGCTGGGATCAGCTGTCCTCTGCATTTCCATGTAGGTTTTGTTGACCCCGTGCAGGCTGCTGGTGGAAGCGTTTAGacctagggggaaaaaaaaaaagcagcaccttACTTTAGGCACATTGTTTCATTTCCCTTCCTCGGAAGAGCTGGGGAAGCGCTGAACCAGCCTATCCCTGTGACACCAGTGCCCACACACTGCGCTCGTGGCAGCGATGCCGGCACCGGGTCTGGCACTGCTGTCCCTGCATGGAGAAGGCCCGGGGGTCTCGCACTTGCGGGCTGCTGCCTCCAAGTGTGAGTGCGAGGGAGCGGCAGTCACTGTCAGAACAAACGCCGTATAAACAGGAAGGGTGGAAGAGGAAATTGCCGGAGCGATGGCAgcctctgcttctgctctccTGCCCTGAGGAATGCAATAGGAAATTCCTGCTCCGGGATTAACAATCGTAGGGAAAACCCGAGTTTAACGAGCAAAAAGCCCGGCTGCAAAtctgtgctgccttccagtCGCATAAACACGGACCAGATTTCCCCGGTTAAAAGCAAAACGAAAAGCACCAAATATGGGGATGTAAAACCAAGAGTTTGCCTTAGCGGTGGCTCTGAGCTCGGGCCGTTCTCGATAGCGATCTGAGAAACTGCTGCGGGATTCGGTCCAGCTCTATTTTTAAGCTGGCTAACGGGGCTCAGCGTGGATGGCTGCGTGTGAGCGCACAGCCCGTCCGTGGCGTTGCATCGGTGCGGGGCAGCGCAGCCGGAGACTCGGGACCTTGGGGGGAGCTTTACGGAGCGGCAGCGCCTCGGGCCGCTTTTGTTCCCTGCTTTTCCGTCAGCCGCAGCTGAGCGTCCCACGCGCCGTCCATGTGCCGGACGCGAATTGCGGCCGTTCCCAGCCCGGAGGCGTTGGGGGGCGCCCGGCAGGACGGGGACAGCAACGTGGGAAAGAGCGAAGCGGCCCCACGGCCCGCACCGCGTGCACCGCACCGGCACAAAGACACCGCGAggggcgggacggggcggggcggcgggagagggcagggccgggccgggccacgcgggcggcggcggcgggggcggaGGTGCCGAGCCGCCTCTTAGTCGGCGGCAGCTGCTCCGGGCCCGCAGCCGCCCCGGGCCGCCGCCATGCCGGGCTCTCTGAAGGAGGAGACGGCGCTGCTGCTGGAGGATTACTTCCAGCACCGGGCCGGCGGGGCCGCGCTGCCTCCCAGCGCCACGGCGGCCGAGCTGCGGCGGGCGGCGGCCGAGCTGGAGCGACGGGAGCGGCCCTTCTTCCGATCCTGCGCTCCGCTGGCGCGGGCCGAGCcgcgggaggcggcggcgctGCTGCGGAAGGTGGCGGCGCAGCTGGAGGCCGACGGCGGCCTGAACTGGGGCCGGCTGCTGGCGCTCGTGGTGTTCGCCGGCACGTTGGCGGCAGCGCTGACCGAGAGCGGCTGCGAGGAAGGGCCGAGCCGCCTGGCCGCCGCGCTGACCGCGTACCTGGCCGAGGAGCAGGGAGAGTGGATGGAGGAGCACGGCGGATGGGTGAGCGGGGACGGGAGCAGCTCGGGCGGGGCGCCGGGCGCCGAGCGGTGTCTGTGGGCCGGGGAGCGGCGCGGGCGGGGGCCGGTGGTGCGCGGCGTGGTGGGTCTGGGCgggggctgagggctgagctgtCAGCGCCGGGAGCTGTGACGGGCTGCGGGAGGGAGCGTCCGTAAGGGCAGCGCACAGCTCGGTACCGGCACGTGAGAGTCCTGAGCGCTGTCAGTGCCCTGTGCCGGCcggtgctgctctgctctgctctgctctgctctgctctgcagggggCGCGGTTCGCCCTGTCCCCAGGAGGGCGGCACTGAGAATGTGGGTCCCTGAATGCGCCTGGGAGCGGTTGCATTGGCCGTCAGTAGCGCTGCTCCGGGGCTCTCTTGTTCCAGAACTGGTCGGGTTGGGGTATCGTGGCAGTGTGGGCTACAGCCTTAATGCACATGGCAGCGTATGAAGCGATGGccatggagagctgcagctgctgtcgCTCCTCTGCCATGAGATCCGTGCTCAAAGAGCAGTGCTGAAGGcatctgtgcagctctgcctgtgttTCCAAAGATAATGTCACATATCCTAGAGAACTTCAGGTTCTCCGTCTTCCAAACTAGCAGAATATTTGATGCCAGTGCAGAGAAGTACAAAAGTCTGAAGGGAGAGAAGGTAGATGAGCCATTGGCTGTGCTGACTTTTCCAGAGGAAAGGAGAACTTCTAAAAGGAAGTTGGTTTTCCAGTGGTCACTCCTCCATCTGGATGCTAAGGACAATATGGTGGTTGGCTACAATGTAAACTGTCATTTAGCAAAATCGCATTGCCTGTTGGCAGAAATTAAAGTGTAAAGAACAAAGTTCCGGAAGAAATCAAGAGTATAACTTGTTTACATAGACATCTGCTGAGCGGAGTTCAAACACGACCATCTGGACTTGTATGACTGCCACTTCTGATTATCGCGAATAAAGATCTGCTagagcagctgccagctctgctctgtcataggtcagtgctgagcagcatcCACTTGGCCCTTCCAAGAGAATATGTAATCAGAGTCGTGCATCGACCGGGATGGGACCGGCTTCAGGCTCCTGGCTTTCAAGTGGAAATTTCCATATCCTGTGTTTCACATACTTTCTGAATCGTGAATGGGGGGAACAATGCTGGCAGCTGTGATCAAAACCTTGCTtaaaaggctgaaaataatGCAGTGACATGCTGAACGTCTCGATAGGACGTTTGCAATTGTCTGTTGAGTGAGGCACACAAACACACGGAGCGACCGCTTCCAGTCGTCTCCTGTGTGAGCTCACACAAAGCGTTTTGTGTGCTGAAGACAATGGGGCTGAGGCTTTCGTGATGGGATTTCTGTGGTTGacaggtgctgtgctgggattgCGAACGCAACTGTACTCAAAGTCGTGTTTAAAAGCGAAATGACTGATTGCTAAGCCAACCAACTCAATGtcctttctcttgcttttctagGATGGCTTCTGTCGCTTCTTCGGCAGACATGGCTCCCAACCAGCTGACCAGAACAGTACCTTAAGCAATGCTatcatggcagcagcagggtttGGAATAGCAGGATTAGCTTTTCTCTTGGTGGTGCGGTAGgctgatggatggatggatggatctTGCAATGGGGAAAGTACTCTGAGAACTGTTTTACCAGATTGCATTCTATTTTCTATAGAACAGATCCTCTAAGAAgaagtttatatttttaaagtggcTCAGAAAACTTGCTCACCAAACCCTTGGCTATAAACCGCTTCACTCGCTACCTGGTAACGGCACAAATGTGTACCAAACCACCACCATTTGTGCGTGTTCACACTGTGTCGTCTCCAAACGCCCCCTGGACTTTCTTTTGAACGTTTGACCCTAAACGTTACCATGGTTCTTGTACTGTAACTTCTGAGTGCTCAATGTCACGCTAGGAAAAAGCTATGGTGGACTCGTAACTAAACCCTGTGTTCAAGGCATTTACATGGAGGCAGTCCCAGACCTCGCCTGCCATTCATACTGTAACGTGGCCTCACACCGACTGATAGAACACGGTCTGTGGCTTCACATGTGGTGCCCAGCACTTGTTATTGAGAGGCAACTCAACTCGTTAGTTGATGTAGAGCAGTTAGTACCTGTGATGTGAGGCGTTATGGCTTGATGTAATGTAAGGCTGATTTCATGACACTACAAGAGTGTAAGTGTTGATACAGGACAGTAATGGCTGCAGTTCCAGTTCTTACTGAAAggaatttaaatattaaacCTTAATTGGTATAGTGAAATCCAGTGGAGGCTGGAATTTCTCTGGATTTCCCTTACAAAACAAGAATTTCCATATATcataatatatttttgaagtatttatcACTGTATAATACTTGTAGCCATgacatctttatttttgtttaaaacttcatttttaatgctggTTCTTCTCACTCTCATGTGTGTCAGGCGTTGTCttgtttgagaaatgttttgctctATTTCCAACATGCtgtgtatttctttccatggtTGTACAAATTGCCTTCTGTTCCTGGTAGCTTTTAATAACGTTCTTGGGTTACTTACAGCGTGTACAATATTACTATGGTGACTTCAAATGGTGAATAAatgttaagtatttttattttcaaaaaacctttttaaaattcacttgGCTGGATCAGTTTGCATCCAGCTTCTCGATGTGCTGACCTGACCCAGGGGAGCTgtgtggcacagagcagggtgaAGGCCAAACGCATCGCAGAGGggtgctgagctcagagctgtaggggcagggctgccctcagAGATGATCCAGCCAGAAGGGCTGGCTTCACTGCTGCAACTGGAAGTAACCCTATGGCTTCTCAAGCTGAAACTTTCCCAAGTTGGCTAACATAGCTGGGTACTGAGAGGCTCGCCTGGGAGCTGCTCCTACTTGTACAGGGTAACAGAgttcttgtttcttctcagctgagttgctgctgcctttctctttcacattagctttttttttttcctctctactGAAACGAGTTTCTGCTTGGTGTGATAATGAGTGAGCAATAGCAGTTCAGCCCTTCTCAAATCAGTAATACCTGAGCAACTGCaagctttttttaaagccatttcacTCTCCTGTGGCACAGCCAGTTCTCAGAGCTGcctctttctttgcctttggtGGTCTGGTACATGCTGCAGGGTACAGCTACTCCTGGGCCAGTTCCATGGCCATTCaaagggctgctctgtgggccCTTCAGTTGTCCGTGCTGCTCAGCGTGACAGACCTGGGcacagcagcctggcagcagggTCAGCATGGCTGTGGCCTGCGGCATCACCGTGCTCCTTTCCCTGGTTGATGGGCTGAGCAGGACCGCGAGCTGCAGCCGCCTGCACTGCGGTCCAGTTacatagagccccattgtgCTGAGCGAACACAAACGCAGggagaacaacaaaaaggaacatTGAGAGACGGTAAGTCCCATGGAGGCGGGAAGAAACTCGCAGTACTCCCCCTCACGCTGCTTGCTCTGAACAAATGTCTGCTTGTTCTCTGACTTCCAGTTCTCTAAACCCTGGTTTGGCTCCTCAGCAAAAGGATTAAGACCCTGCGGCGTGCTCTGTGCCTCCTGAAGGTCCCACGCAGGCAGCCCAGCTTGCTCCAGCGCAGCTTGGTGCCCCTGGGTGCTTTCCTCCATCTCTggcagcaaggagctgctcGAAACTCGCTGCAGTGGGTGTAAGCTGACTAATGCTGGGAAGCAGAGGTAGTTTCCAAAACAGAGTGCTTAGGGGGATGTGCATggaagagcaaagcagcagggcAAGAAGCACTCTGAGCAGAGGTCACGTAGTGCGTGTCCTGCTGTGGGTCTCATTGTCTTTCCAGTATCaagcagagcaaagaggaaaataccTGTATCTTGATTTCCAGTGTAACCTGATCTGGCAGACCACACAAAGCAGTGCCAGAGAGGATATAATGCTGTCATTCCACAGTGTGCtcaggaggagaagaaaacagtctgGAAGTGTCCTTGAATAAAGTCTTGTCAGCCTGTGATGTGAAAGGTACAGCTTGGAAAGTGTTTGCCGCTCTTCTGTGGCACAGGAGAAGCTAAGGGTAGGTCTCCTGGGAGCTAGAAGAAACCTGGGTGGTTTAG
The window above is part of the Coturnix japonica isolate 7356 chromosome 10, Coturnix japonica 2.1, whole genome shotgun sequence genome. Proteins encoded here:
- the BCL2L10 gene encoding bcl-2-like protein 10 — protein: MPGSLKEETALLLEDYFQHRAGGAALPPSATAAELRRAAAELERRERPFFRSCAPLARAEPREAAALLRKVAAQLEADGGLNWGRLLALVVFAGTLAAALTESGCEEGPSRLAAALTAYLAEEQGEWMEEHGGWDGFCRFFGRHGSQPADQNSTLSNAIMAAAGFGIAGLAFLLVVR